In the Emys orbicularis isolate rEmyOrb1 chromosome 3, rEmyOrb1.hap1, whole genome shotgun sequence genome, one interval contains:
- the CDC42EP3 gene encoding cdc42 effector protein 3, with product MPAKTPIYLKAANNKKGKKFKLRDILSPDMISPPLGDFRHTIHIGKEGQHDVFGDISFLQGNYELLPGNEGTPRVGQFGGHNEFLRANSTCDSMFTETPSPVLKNAISLPAIGGSQALVLPLLSPVTFNSKRDSFGPSKNARLSCEPVMEEKLQEKSKQLENGEMYKDDILWEPNGSGSHYINGRESHSSSLSEQCTDWQTVDLLDDSHLSCELTKAETKSEESLSDLAGSLLSLQLDLGPSLLDEVLNVMDKNKS from the coding sequence ATGCCAGCTAAGACACCCATCTACCTGAAAGCTGCCAATAATAAGAAAGGGAAGAAATTCAAATTAAGGGATATTTTGTCTCCTGATATGATCAGTCCACCACTTGGTGACTTTCGCCACACCATACACATTGGGAAAGAGGGACAACATGATGTTTTTGGGGACATCTCATTTCTGCAAGGAAATTATGAGTTGTTGCCTGGGAATGAGGGAACACCAAGAGTTGGTCAGTTTGGTGGACATAATGAGTTCTTAAGGGCAAACAGCACCTGTGACTCCATGTTTACAGAAACTCCTTCACCCGTGCTCAAAAATGCCATCTCGCTTCCTGCCATTGGTGGTTCTCAAGCCCTTGTGTTGCCCTTATTGTCACCAGTGACATTTAATTCAAAGCGGGACTCCTTTGGGCCATCAAAGAATGCAAGGCTTAGTTGTGAGCCAGTAATGGAAGAAAAATTGcaggagaaaagcaaacagttggAGAATGGGGAAATGTACAAAGATGACATCCTATGGGAGCCGAATGGTTCTGGGTCGCATTATATTAATGGCAGAGAGAGTCATTCATCCAGCCTTTCTGAACAATGCACTGATTGGCAAACAGTTGACTTACTTGATGACAGTCATCTCTCATGTGAACTAACCAAGGCAGAGACTAAGTCAGAAGAATCCCTTTCAGATCTTGCAGGCTCGCTACTTTCATTGCAGCTTGACCTGGGACCCTCACTTCTGGATGAGGTCCTCAATGTAATGGACAAAAATAAATCCTAG